The genomic window CGCCGTTTGGGCGGCCAACCCCTCAAGGTGGCCGTCACAGGATCATGAACCCGCCGTCCACCGGCAAGGTGACGCCGGTGACGTAACGGGCCTCCGCCGAGCACAGCCACACGATCGCGTTGCTGATGTCCACTGCCTCGAGTAGCTCGACCGGCATCGCGTGCGCCAGTTTGGACAGCTCAACCGGGTGCTCCTCGACGAGCGCGCCGAACTCGGGGTTGACGATCATCGGGGTGTTGACCGCACCGGGGTGCACGCTGTTCACCCGGATGCTGTGCGGCGCCAGCATGGAGGCGTAGGACCGCATGAGGCCGACCACGCCGTGCTTGGCCGCCACGTAGCCCATCAACCCGGCGTTGCCCGCAATGTTCAGCCGCCCGCTCAGTCCGGCCACCGAGCTGGTCAGCACGATGCTGCCGCCCTCGCCGTGGGCCAGCAGATGGGGGATCGCTGCCTCAATGGTGTTGTAGACGCCGGAGAGGTTGATGTCGACCACATCGGAGAACTCCGAGGCGTGCCCGGCGCTGGCGCCGAAACCCGGACAGATGCCGGCGTTGGCCAGCACGATGTCCAACCGACCCAGCTCGGCCACGCCGGTTTCCAGCACACTGCGCAACGCCCCGGGGTCGCGGACGTCGGCCTCGGCCGTCACG from Sporichthyaceae bacterium includes these protein-coding regions:
- a CDS encoding mycofactocin-coupled SDR family oxidoreductase — encoded protein: MGRLTGKVAFITGIARGQGRSHALRLAEEGASIVGVDVCRQLDSVGYAMSTPDDMAETVKLVEERDARIVTAEADVRDPGALRSVLETGVAELGRLDIVLANAGICPGFGASAGHASEFSDVVDINLSGVYNTIEAAIPHLLAHGEGGSIVLTSSVAGLSGRLNIAGNAGLMGYVAAKHGVVGLMRSYASMLAPHSIRVNSVHPGAVNTPMIVNPEFGALVEEHPVELSKLAHAMPVELLEAVDISNAIVWLCSAEARYVTGVTLPVDGGFMIL